The genomic window CATCGAGCGGCACCACCAAAGCATTACAATGCCAGCGTCACCCAGGATAGAAAGTCAGGACAAGGTCAGACAAGCCAAGGCCTAACAGCAGTACCAGCGCAGAGGGAACGCCATATGGGAATACGCAGTGACAACAGACGCACAGCATCTGCTTGTGGCCTCAGGGGCTCTCTTATACTGAAAATGGTCCCCGCCCTGCTGCTGAGTCTGATCGGCTTATTCGGCGCCTCGCCTGTGATCGCCGCCACTGCCGCGGCTACGCCCACTGCAGCAGTTGTCATGCCCGACCTCACCACCAGCCTGTATGGCGTGCTGGCCGTAATCATCTTTGTGCTGGCCTATGTGTTCGTTATCGGCGAAGAATTTTTCCTGCTGCGCAAATCCAAGCCCATGATCGTCGCCGCCGGCCTGATCTGGCTCCTCACCGGCCTCGCCTACGCCGTGAACGGCGATACCGAGACCGCGGGCCCGGCGTTGCAGCACAATATTCTGGAATACGCCGAGATGTTCCTCTTTCTGCTGGCGGCCATGACCTTTGTCACCACCCTGGAGGAGCGCCAGGTGTTTGGCGCTCTGCGCTCCTGGCTGATCGTGCGTCAGTTCTCCCTGCGTCAGGTGTACTGGATTACCGGCGCCCTGGCCTTTGTGCTGTCGCCGGTGGCCGATAACCTGTCCACCGCCCTGCTAATGGGGGCCGTGGTGCTGGCGGTCGGCAACGGCAATCGCCAGTTCGTCACCGTGGGCAGCATCAATATCGTCATCGCGGCCAATGCCGGCGGCGCCTTCAGCCCCTTCGGCGATATCACCACTCTGATGGTCTGGCAGGAAGGCCTGGTGCCCTTCGCCGAGTTTGGCCGCCTGTTTCTGCCCTCCCTGGTCAACTGGCTGGTGCCGGCCCTGCTGATGTACCGCGTGGTCGAAAAGGCACCGCCTGCGGCCGACCAGCACGGGAAGACCCGCATGCGCCGTGGCGCCCTGGCGATAATCGGCATTTTCCTCGGCACCATAGTATTCTCGGTGCTGATCAACAGCAGCCTGCACCTGAGCCCGGCGCTGGGCATGATGACGGGCCTGGGTATTCTGAAACTCTATGGCTACTGGCTGGCAAAGCGCGAACCTGCGCTGCGCGATACCGGCCACCTGAGCCAGCACCAGGCGGAAAACATCGCCAGCATGGAGTATACCCAGGGTGATCACACCGATGTGGTACGCCGGTTTGATATCTTCCACGTGGTGGAGCGTGCCTCCTGGGATACGCTGATGTTTTTTTACGGCGTGGTACTGGCGGTGGGCGGCCTGGCCCAGCTGGGCTACCTGAGCCTGGCCTCGGAGCACGTTTATGGCACCCTGGGGCCGACACTGGCGAATATCGCCGTCGGTGTGCTGTCGGCGGTGATCGATAATATTCCGGTCATGCTGGCGGTGCTGCGCATGGCGCCCGACATGGATATGGCCCAGTGGCTGCTGGTGACCCTCACCGCCGGTGTCGGTGGCTCGCTGCTGTCCATCGGCTCGGCCGCAGGTATCGCCCTGATGGGCCAGGCCCACGGCGTTTATACCTTTATGAGCCATTTGCGCTGGACCTGGGCCATTGCCCTGGGCTATGCCCTGAGCGTGTTCTGCCACCTGTGGATAAGCGCAACCTGATGAGTACCTTGCTACGCCTGTTCCTGCCCTTCGCCCTGGGCTACTTCCTGTCCTACCTGTTCCGGGTGATCAGCGCCGTGGTGGCGCCGGCGCTCACGGCGGACCTGCAACTGGATGCCGCCACCCTTGGGCTGATTTCCAGCAGCTACTTTCTCACTTTCGCCGCCTGCCAGATTCCCCTGGGCACGCTGCTCGACCGGATCGAGGTGCGCAAGCTTGCCGCCGCGCTGCTGCTGTTTGCCGCTGCCGGCAGCCTGGTGTTCGCCCAGGCAGAATCGGCCCTGGGGCTGCTTATTGGACGGGGACTGATCGGCATAGGCGTGTCGGCCTGCCTGATGGCGGCCTTCAAGGCCTATGTCATCTGGCTGCCACCGGCACGCCTGCCGCTGGTGAACGGCCTGCAACTGGCCTGCGGTGGCCTCGGTGCCCTGGCGGCGACCTCACCGGTGGAATGGCTGCTGGGCATCACCGACTGGCGCAGCCTCTTTCTGGGCATGGCCCTGCTGTGCCTGCTGGTATCCCTGCTGCTCTGGCTGCTGGTCCCCAAAAGACCGGTCGCAGCCCAGGGCGACGAAGCCCCGGCCAAGCTCTCGGTTATACAGGTCATGCTTGACCCGCGCTTTTACCGCGTGGCGCCGGCCTGCGTACTGTCCCAGGCCAGCTTTATCGCCCTGCAGTCGCTCTGGGTCGGCGCCTGGCTGCGGGACCTGATGCTTTTGCCCGATGCCCAGGCCGCCGATGTGCTCTTCATCTGTGCCGCCGGCATGGTGGCGGGCTTTCTGCTGATGGGGCTGATCGCCGACCGGCTGCAACACCTGGGCCTGGCCCCGCGTCACCTGAGCCTGGGCGGCATCGGTGCCTTTGTCTGCCTGCTGCTTCTGCTGCAGCTGGACGAAGGCGCCCCCAACCTGCTGCTGTGGGGGCTGCTGGGCTTTTTCGGCACCTCGGGCACGCTGATGTTCGCAGGCCTGGCCCAGCAGTTTCCGCCCAGCCAGAGCGGCCGGGTCAGTACCAGCCTGAACCTGGGGATCTTCGTCGGTGCCTTTGTGATGCAGTGGGGCCTGGGCGGCATTATTCAGCTGTGGCCCGCCAGCGAAACCGGCCAGTATCCGGCCATGGCCTACCGCGTCGCCTTTGGCATCGCCAGCCTGATCCCGGCGGCCGGGCTGCTCTGGTATGGGTTTTGCGCCAGGAAGGCTCAATCCGACAGGTCGAAGGCCGCGAGCACCTGAGGCAGCCAGCGCTCGAGCCTGGCATCGGTCT from Marinobacterium aestuarii includes these protein-coding regions:
- the nhaD gene encoding sodium:proton antiporter NhaD; protein product: MGIRSDNRRTASACGLRGSLILKMVPALLLSLIGLFGASPVIAATAAATPTAAVVMPDLTTSLYGVLAVIIFVLAYVFVIGEEFFLLRKSKPMIVAAGLIWLLTGLAYAVNGDTETAGPALQHNILEYAEMFLFLLAAMTFVTTLEERQVFGALRSWLIVRQFSLRQVYWITGALAFVLSPVADNLSTALLMGAVVLAVGNGNRQFVTVGSINIVIAANAGGAFSPFGDITTLMVWQEGLVPFAEFGRLFLPSLVNWLVPALLMYRVVEKAPPAADQHGKTRMRRGALAIIGIFLGTIVFSVLINSSLHLSPALGMMTGLGILKLYGYWLAKREPALRDTGHLSQHQAENIASMEYTQGDHTDVVRRFDIFHVVERASWDTLMFFYGVVLAVGGLAQLGYLSLASEHVYGTLGPTLANIAVGVLSAVIDNIPVMLAVLRMAPDMDMAQWLLVTLTAGVGGSLLSIGSAAGIALMGQAHGVYTFMSHLRWTWAIALGYALSVFCHLWISAT
- a CDS encoding MFS transporter, which gives rise to MSTLLRLFLPFALGYFLSYLFRVISAVVAPALTADLQLDAATLGLISSSYFLTFAACQIPLGTLLDRIEVRKLAAALLLFAAAGSLVFAQAESALGLLIGRGLIGIGVSACLMAAFKAYVIWLPPARLPLVNGLQLACGGLGALAATSPVEWLLGITDWRSLFLGMALLCLLVSLLLWLLVPKRPVAAQGDEAPAKLSVIQVMLDPRFYRVAPACVLSQASFIALQSLWVGAWLRDLMLLPDAQAADVLFICAAGMVAGFLLMGLIADRLQHLGLAPRHLSLGGIGAFVCLLLLLQLDEGAPNLLLWGLLGFFGTSGTLMFAGLAQQFPPSQSGRVSTSLNLGIFVGAFVMQWGLGGIIQLWPASETGQYPAMAYRVAFGIASLIPAAGLLWYGFCARKAQSDRSKAAST